A part of Rhipicephalus microplus isolate Deutch F79 chromosome 8, USDA_Rmic, whole genome shotgun sequence genomic DNA contains:
- the LOC142768278 gene encoding uncharacterized protein LOC142768278 — translation MVIPHSPRPAVLTLSHEGHQGINRTKALARESIWWPGISADITSLVTNCEQCASTRVNHAEPLVSTVLPGRPWELVGVDLFHLRSQTFILVVDYHSRYPEVVTLRSNRGSGSHRRSRKHLCPAWDSARSQIRQRSTVLFTRVCSIGGILRLRPRHQQPALCAIERRGGENGQDNQGVVSQSTDPHLALLSYRDTPGVDGFSPAQLLMGRQLRTKVPKQDSQLCPHWPSRKDVRRKDAAYKQKQAADFNRHHRAQDLSSLRLGQCVWVRPDQVKATVLSPARLPRSYVVETEQGGVLQRNRRHLVPFAPPAPRVEPPPSEEQEPQRTLPPLEPQRTTTVQPPDSLGLPPADSDRSDGVTRTRSGRRVMPPNRLNL, via the coding sequence ATGGTCATCCCGCATTCTCCTCGGCCGGCTGTTTTGACGCTGTCGCACGaaggacaccaaggcatcaacaGGACGAAAGCTCTCGCTCGAGAGTCCATTTGGTGGCCTGGCATTTCGGCAGACATTACCTCTCTGGTAACTAACTGCGAGCAATGTGCTTCCACTCGGGTGAACCATGCAGAGCCCCTGGTCTCCACGGTCCTACCTGGACGTCCCTGGGAACTTGTCGGCGTGGACCTGTTCCACCTCCGCAGCCAGACATTCATCTTGGTGGTGGACTACCACTCCAGGTACCCTGAAGTTGTAACCTTGCGGAGCAACCGGGGCTCAGGCAGTCATCGACGTTCTCGAAAGCATCTTTGTCCGGCTTGGGATTCCGCGAGAAGTCAGATCAGACAACGGTCCACCGTTCTCTTCACGCGAGTTTGCAGCATTGGCGGCATCTTACGGCTTCGACCACGTCACCAGCAGCCCGCACTATGCGCAATCGAACGGAGAGGCGGAGAGAATGGTCAGGACAATCAAGGAGTCGTTTCGCAAAGCACAGACCCTCATCTGGCCTTGCTCAGCTACCGGGACACCCCCGGAGTCGATGGCTTCAGCCCGGCCCAGCTCTTGATGGGACGACAACTCCGAACCAAAGTGCCGAAACAGGACTCCCAGTTATGTCCTCACTGGCCGTCGAGGAAAGACGTGAGGAGAAAAGATGCAGCCTACAAGCAGAAACAGGCCGCTGACTTTAACAGGCATCACAGAGCTCAAGATCTGTCATCGCTCCGATTAGGCCAGTGTGTCTGGGTACGACCTGATCAGGTCAAAGCTACAGTGCTTAGCCCAGCACGCCTACCACGAAGTTATGTCGTGGAAACGGAGCAGGGTGGCGTCCTACAGCGCAACCGGCGTCACCTAGTGCCTTTTGCACCTCCTGCGCCAAGGGTGGAACCACCGCCGTCTGAGGAGCAGGAGCCACAGCGAACACTGCCTCCTCTGGAACCCCAGCGAACTACTACAGTGCAACCACCCGATTCCCTTGGACTGCCCCCTGCAGACAGTGACCGCAGTGATGGTGTGACACGAACACGTAGTGGCCGCCGTGTTATGCCTCCGAACCGCCTGAACTTGTGA
- the LOC119165467 gene encoding uncharacterized protein LOC119165467 has product MALDGVAPKKLSLNLQPPAPFDFVSPGTWPTWLSRYEDYAVVSGLTQASGDMHVRSLLYCMGLEARLLLETFSLDTASLASFQAVAASFTDHFVHPANELYESSCFHRRVQLPDESVDAYYAELCRMVKRCNYPSAEVEQRLVRDRFVVGLRDSRLLDQLCRNAKLTLKEAWMQARQSEDADKEKTLPQNCAEHSREQHLDAVRDKKFASRRRNYDKRPSPPRKAERSCQPSTCEFCGRAPHPRSNCPARNSVCNSCKKKGQFAEVCRARQAKQKLGSVQLHAVGTLAAAKFVDITVDNYTA; this is encoded by the coding sequence ATGGCCCTCGACGGAGTGGCGCCGAAAAAGCTCAGCCTCAACCTCCAGCCGCCCGCACCGTTCGACTTTGTGAGCCCGGGAACCTGGCCAACATGGCTCAGCCGCTACGAGGACTACGCCGTCGTTTCCGGCCTGACTCAAGCATCCGGCGACATGCACGTACGCTCGTTGTTGTACTGCATGGGGCTGGAGGCCCGCCTACTTCTGGAGACGTTCTCGCTCGACACCGCATCACTCGCCTCATTTCAAGCGGTTGCCGCCAGCTTCACCGACCACTTCGTGCATCCGGCGAATGAACTGTACGAGTCGTCGTGTTTTCACCGGCGTGTTCAGTTACCCGACGAGAGCGTCGACGCCTACTACGCCGAACTGTGTAGAATGGTGAAGCGGTGCAACTATCCGTCAGCTGAGGTAGAGCAAAGGCTTGTACGCGATAGATTCGTCGTCGGCCTCCGCGACTCGCGCCTTTTGGACCAGCTTTGCCGGAACGCGAAGTTGACGCTCAAAGAAGCATGGATGCAGGCCCGTCAATCAGAAGAcgccgacaaagaaaaaacgttgCCCCAAAACTGCGCAGAGCACTCCCGCGAGCAACACCTCGACGCCGTACGAGATAAGAAGTTCGCCTCTCGCCGCCGCAACTACGATAAGCGGCCTTCGCCCCCGCGGAAAGCAGAGCGCTCCTGCCAGCCGTCAACATGTGAATTCTGCGGCCGCGCGCCACATCCACGTTCTAACTGCCCTGCTCGAAACTCCGTCTGCAACTCCTGCAAAAAGAAAGGACAATTTGCGGAAGTGTGCCGCGCGCGGCAGGCAAAACAGAAGCTCGGCTCCGTTCAGCTTCACGCTGTCGGGACGCTCGCCGCGGCAAAGTTCGTCGACATCACCGTTGACAACTACACAGCGTAG